A stretch of the Verrucomicrobiia bacterium genome encodes the following:
- a CDS encoding transposase, translating into MPRKLRIEYAGAIYHVMNRGDRREAIFLEDADRVL; encoded by the coding sequence GTGCCGCGCAAGTTGCGCATCGAATACGCGGGGGCGATTTACCATGTGATGAATCGTGGGGATCGTCGTGAGGCCATCTTCCTGGAGGATGCGGACCGGGTGTTGTT